A window of Desulfuromonas sp. genomic DNA:
AGTGCTGATTAACATCAAGGAGTGCCAGCGGGTCGGGCCAGAACAGTTCTGTTGTAAAAAACAGAAGATAACGAAAAGCAACAGCCAGCCCCCCTGTTATGAGGCCAACCAATATCGCAAGAATCAGTAGAAAAATCAGGTTTTCACGACCGGTCAGAGTGTTCCACGCAAGTCTCATGGCAGGAGCTCTCTTGTTACTCTAACTTGGCAAACTATAAAGTTAAAAACTGTGAAGCAAATTGGTCAAAAGCAACATTTTTACTGATTTTCAAATAATATCCTATAATACCACGACCACTTAGTCGAGATATTACAGGTTGCCTGAAGGGGCCACCCCTGTGAACGAAAAAAGGCGGAGCCAGTGCTCCGCCTTTTACTTGATCAATATTCGAGAAAAATCACTTTTCTTTTTTATCTTCTTCAGCCGGTGCTTCTTCAGCCTGTGCTTCTTCAGCCGGTGCTTCTTCGGCCGGTGCTTCTTCGGCCGGTGCTTCCTCGGCCGGTGCTTCCTCGGCCGGTGCTTCCTCGGCCGGTGCTTCCTCAGCCGGTGCTTCCTCAGCCGGTGCTTCCTCAGCCGGTGCTTCCTCGGCCGGTGCTTCCTCAGCCGGTGTTTCCTCGGCCGGTGTTTCCTCGGCCGGTGCTTCTTCTACGGCAGCCTCTTCAACCTTCGGGGCAGCCTTCTTGGCCGGTTTCTCTTCCGTCTTCTTCTTTTTCGGTTTCGGTGTAAATTCCTCCTCAACCAATTCGATCATCGACAGTGCTGCGTTATCACCGGAACGATAACCGAGCTTGACGATACGGGTATAACCACCCGGCCGGTCGGCATAACGGGGTGCCAGTCGCTCAAAAAGTTTGGCCACGACCTTTTTGTCGCGAACGACTTCAAGGGCCTGACGCCGGGCATGCAGCGTCCCTTTTTTGCCAAGCGTGATCATCTTTTCGGCGAGCTTGCGCAGCTCCTTGGCGCGAGCATCGGTAGTTGTGATACTCTCTTTATCGAGCAGAGATGTCACCATATTGCGAAGCATGGCCTTGCGGTGGCTTGAATTACGGCCC
This region includes:
- a CDS encoding 50S ribosomal protein L17, which codes for MRHRKSGRRLGRNSSHRKAMLRNMVTSLLDKESITTTDARAKELRKLAEKMITLGKKGTLHARRQALEVVRDKKVVAKLFERLAPRYADRPGGYTRIVKLGYRSGDNAALSMIELVEEEFTPKPKKKKTEEKPAKKAAPKVEEAAVEEAPAEETPAEETPAEEAPAEEAPAEEAPAEEAPAEEAPAEEAPAEEAPAEEAPAEEAPAEEAPAEEAQAEEAPAEEDKKEK